The following proteins come from a genomic window of Kitasatospora sp. NBC_01246:
- a CDS encoding FAD-dependent monooxygenase — MTTVVIVGAGPTGLTLACGLARQGVAVRVVEKAAAFHTGSRGKTLNPRSLEVLADLGLGERLAAAGRTHLPFRKYFGGEFVNETEPFAGARRSTATPYPASLWLPQRRVERLLREKLAEYGVTVELATELVDFTQDDEGVEVHLADGGRISAEYLVACDGGRSTVRKLLGIPFVGEGDPEPLMVCGDVEVEGLDRGAWHQWFGPQGVFMLCPFEGTRRWQLQASPETDADGRAVAPSLESFRRLAALHTGRTDLALTNATWLSTWRVNVRIAEEYRRGRVLLAGDCAHVHPTAGGLGMNTGIQDAWNLAWKLGHVLRGLAAPALLDTYQEERRPVAAWTLDVTTAGMTNVMAGIGTPGVGVEAGRVGDLTGLSLGYRWSRLAAPGPDGPLRAGDRAPDAVFTGPDGRPARLFEHFAGDHYTLLGFGPGTRPALAGLPAHVRPVLLDDPSGDAHRTYGIATDTLALVRPDNHLALLAPATARQEVLDHLAALR; from the coding sequence ATGACAACCGTGGTGATCGTGGGGGCGGGACCGACCGGACTGACACTGGCCTGCGGGCTGGCACGGCAGGGGGTCGCCGTGCGGGTCGTCGAGAAGGCGGCCGCGTTCCACACCGGCTCACGCGGCAAGACGCTCAACCCGCGGAGCCTGGAGGTCCTCGCCGACCTGGGGCTCGGCGAGCGGCTGGCGGCCGCCGGCCGCACGCACCTCCCGTTCCGCAAGTACTTCGGCGGCGAGTTCGTCAACGAGACCGAACCGTTCGCCGGCGCCCGCCGCAGCACGGCCACCCCCTACCCGGCGAGCCTGTGGCTGCCGCAGAGGCGAGTCGAGCGACTGCTGCGCGAGAAGCTGGCCGAGTACGGGGTGACGGTCGAACTCGCCACCGAACTCGTGGACTTCACCCAGGACGACGAGGGCGTGGAGGTCCACCTCGCGGACGGCGGACGGATCTCCGCCGAGTACCTGGTCGCCTGCGACGGCGGCCGCTCCACCGTGCGCAAGCTGCTGGGGATACCGTTCGTCGGCGAGGGCGACCCGGAGCCGCTCATGGTCTGCGGCGACGTCGAGGTCGAGGGCCTCGACCGCGGCGCCTGGCACCAGTGGTTCGGCCCGCAGGGCGTGTTCATGCTCTGCCCCTTCGAGGGCACCCGCCGCTGGCAGCTCCAGGCGAGCCCGGAGACGGACGCCGACGGCCGGGCGGTCGCCCCCTCCCTGGAGAGCTTCCGGCGGCTGGCCGCCCTGCACACCGGTCGGACGGACCTCGCGCTGACCAACGCCACCTGGCTCTCCACCTGGCGGGTCAACGTCCGGATCGCCGAGGAGTACCGCAGGGGGCGGGTCCTGCTGGCCGGCGACTGCGCGCACGTCCACCCCACCGCCGGCGGGCTCGGCATGAACACCGGCATCCAGGACGCCTGGAACCTCGCCTGGAAGCTCGGGCACGTCCTGCGCGGCCTCGCCGCACCGGCCCTGCTGGACACCTACCAGGAGGAACGCAGGCCGGTCGCCGCCTGGACGCTCGACGTCACCACGGCCGGCATGACCAACGTCATGGCGGGCATCGGCACTCCGGGCGTGGGCGTCGAGGCCGGCCGGGTGGGCGACCTCACCGGCCTCTCGCTCGGCTACCGATGGAGCCGGCTCGCGGCCCCCGGTCCCGACGGCCCGCTCCGGGCCGGCGACCGGGCCCCGGACGCCGTCTTCACCGGCCCCGACGGCAGGCCGGCCCGACTCTTCGAGCACTTCGCCGGCGACCACTACACCCTGCTCGGTTTCGGTCCCGGAACCCGCCCCGCACTCGCCGGACTCCCGGCCCACGTCCGGCCCGTCCTGCTCGACGACCCTTCCGGCGACGCCCACCGGACCTACGGGATCGCCACCGACACCCTCGCCCTCGTCCGACCGGACAACCACCTCGCCCTCCTCGCCCCCGCGACGGCCCGCCAGGAGGTGCTCGACCACCTGGCGGCCCTGCGGTAG
- a CDS encoding TetR/AcrR family transcriptional regulator codes for MSESDTGLRTLKKQRTRQAIAEAAIALFLARGFDQVSVAEIAAAAEVSKPTLFRYFGSKEELVLHRFADHLGEAGRVVRARPTGTTPLDALERHHLERLAARDPSSGLTDSPEVLAFLRLVYETPSLSAHLFDYLDADTRALAEALGPDGNVTARLLAAQYTAVRQVLAHATWARLAEGQDVGEVAVLAAAETAEAFALLRDGAAARGF; via the coding sequence ATGAGCGAGTCGGACACGGGTCTGCGGACCCTCAAGAAGCAGCGCACGCGGCAGGCCATCGCGGAGGCGGCGATCGCCCTGTTCCTGGCCCGCGGGTTCGACCAGGTCTCGGTGGCCGAGATCGCCGCCGCCGCCGAGGTCTCCAAGCCCACCCTCTTCCGCTACTTCGGCAGCAAGGAGGAGCTGGTCCTGCACCGTTTCGCCGACCACCTCGGCGAGGCCGGACGGGTGGTGCGCGCCCGCCCGACCGGGACCACCCCGCTGGACGCGCTGGAGCGCCACCACCTGGAGCGGCTGGCCGCGCGCGACCCCAGCAGCGGGCTGACGGACAGCCCCGAGGTGCTGGCCTTCCTCCGGCTGGTCTACGAGACCCCCAGCCTCTCCGCCCACCTCTTCGACTACCTCGACGCCGACACCCGCGCGCTCGCCGAGGCGCTGGGCCCGGACGGGAACGTCACCGCCCGGCTGCTCGCGGCCCAGTACACGGCGGTGCGCCAGGTCCTCGCCCACGCCACCTGGGCGAGGCTCGCCGAGGGGCAGGACGTCGGCGAGGTGGCCGTGCTGGCCGCCGCGGAGACGGCCGAGGCGTTCGCCCTGCTGCGCGACGGCGCCGCCGCCCGCGGATTCTGA
- a CDS encoding SRPBCC family protein: MSKVEESIDVDVPVRVVYDQWTSFERFPEFMEGVEEVRQLDDLHAHWKTRIAGLSREFETEIVERVPDERVSWRTSSSNVKHTGTVSLHPIDATHTRVRMTMDFEPTGFAEKAADKLGVLDRMVSGDLRRFKHFVENRGAAPGSAGS; encoded by the coding sequence ATGAGCAAGGTGGAGGAGTCGATCGACGTGGACGTGCCGGTCCGCGTCGTCTACGACCAGTGGACGAGCTTCGAGCGTTTCCCGGAGTTCATGGAGGGGGTGGAGGAGGTCCGGCAGCTGGACGACCTGCACGCCCACTGGAAGACCAGGATCGCCGGGCTGTCCCGCGAGTTCGAGACCGAGATCGTCGAACGGGTCCCCGACGAACGGGTGTCCTGGCGCACCAGCAGCAGCAATGTGAAGCACACCGGCACGGTCTCCCTGCACCCGATCGACGCGACCCACACCCGGGTCAGGATGACCATGGACTTCGAGCCCACCGGATTCGCCGAGAAGGCCGCGGACAAGCTGGGCGTGCTCGACCGGATGGTCAGCGGTGACCTGCGGCGCTTCAAGCACTTCGTCGAGAACCGCGGGGCCGCCCCCGGGAGCGCCGGCTCCTGA
- a CDS encoding alpha/beta fold hydrolase translates to MDSTAQFRAWDVRESGPADAPHRVLLLPGGLCGAAFYEDVMAAPPLAGAPVRLVAATVPGHAGTVAPADVSMENYAAITGAFAADHGCTTVVGHSIGANIALEMVAGGHFSGPVVLLSPTFSRPDESRALAIAAAIGRVPGLGSLAWPAMLWLTPKALADSIPESRREALLADLGKNSASFCRRAMIEYFAYLDRHGQLVPRLCRSGARALVVRGDRDEVGLTDAERAALTACPTVTLEVVPDSGHLVLLEQPDAVARLIAGAVLGPAS, encoded by the coding sequence ATGGACAGCACCGCGCAGTTCCGCGCCTGGGACGTCCGCGAGTCGGGTCCGGCCGACGCCCCGCACCGGGTCCTGCTGCTGCCCGGCGGGCTGTGCGGCGCGGCGTTCTACGAGGACGTGATGGCCGCCCCGCCGCTCGCCGGCGCGCCGGTCCGGCTGGTGGCGGCGACCGTCCCGGGCCACGCCGGGACGGTCGCACCCGCGGACGTGTCGATGGAGAACTACGCGGCGATCACCGGTGCCTTCGCGGCCGACCACGGCTGCACCACCGTGGTCGGCCACAGCATCGGCGCCAACATCGCGCTGGAGATGGTCGCCGGCGGGCACTTCTCCGGGCCGGTGGTGCTGCTCTCCCCGACGTTCTCACGACCGGACGAGTCCAGAGCGCTGGCGATCGCCGCCGCGATCGGCCGGGTCCCCGGGCTCGGCTCGCTGGCCTGGCCGGCGATGCTGTGGCTGACGCCGAAGGCGCTGGCCGACAGCATTCCGGAGTCGCGGCGGGAGGCCCTGCTCGCCGACCTCGGCAAGAACTCCGCGTCGTTCTGCCGCCGGGCCATGATCGAGTACTTCGCGTACCTGGACCGGCACGGCCAACTGGTACCCCGGCTGTGCCGCTCCGGCGCCCGGGCCCTGGTGGTCCGCGGCGACCGGGACGAGGTGGGGCTCACCGACGCCGAACGGGCCGCACTGACGGCCTGCCCCACGGTGACCCTGGAAGTGGTCCCCGACAGCGGGCACCTGGTGCTGCTCGAACAGCCCGACGCGGTGGCCCGCCTGATCGCCGGCGCCGTGCTCGGCCCCGCCTCCTGA
- a CDS encoding serine protein kinase RIO, producing the protein MRERFADNDSFSRIRPKGAPRRGRRSERDGDFEPEVAYHFEAFEPAGHPHDTHGADSADDFADAYVTDDDTPDGSYDDGSTPVADGPAEGDRWSTWDQSTPTEKGPAPRPAWVVTELAAVDTELGLVKTGKEADVFLLERGVPGTDRRTLMAAKRYRDAQHRMFHRDSGYLEGRQHKESRIARAMAKRTAFGKEAIAGQWAAAEFTALCRLWSAGVAVPYPVQILGTEILMEFVGDAGGTAAPRLAQLRAEEVDVEDLWEQLGRNLSLLAVDGYAHGDLSAYNILVHDGRLVIIDVPQIVDVVANPRGRSFLERDVRNVGAWFVSRGLPERRVGELVEALTFDARLR; encoded by the coding sequence GTGCGTGAGCGCTTTGCCGACAACGATTCCTTCTCCCGTATCCGCCCCAAGGGCGCACCCCGTCGCGGCCGCCGGTCCGAGCGGGACGGCGACTTCGAGCCCGAGGTGGCCTACCACTTCGAGGCCTTCGAGCCCGCGGGCCACCCGCACGACACCCACGGCGCGGACAGCGCCGACGACTTCGCCGACGCGTACGTCACCGACGATGACACCCCCGACGGCAGCTACGACGACGGCTCGACGCCGGTCGCCGACGGTCCCGCCGAGGGCGATCGCTGGTCCACCTGGGACCAGTCCACCCCCACCGAGAAGGGCCCCGCGCCGCGCCCTGCCTGGGTGGTGACCGAACTCGCGGCCGTGGACACCGAACTCGGGCTGGTCAAGACCGGCAAGGAGGCCGACGTCTTCCTCCTGGAGCGCGGCGTGCCCGGGACCGACCGGCGCACGCTGATGGCGGCCAAGCGCTACCGCGACGCCCAGCACCGGATGTTCCACCGCGACTCCGGCTACCTGGAGGGCCGCCAGCACAAGGAGTCCCGGATCGCCCGGGCCATGGCCAAGCGCACCGCGTTCGGCAAGGAGGCCATCGCCGGCCAGTGGGCGGCCGCCGAGTTCACGGCGCTGTGCCGGCTCTGGTCGGCCGGCGTGGCCGTCCCGTACCCCGTGCAGATCCTGGGCACGGAGATCCTGATGGAGTTCGTCGGCGACGCCGGCGGCACCGCCGCGCCCCGGCTCGCGCAGCTGCGCGCCGAGGAGGTGGACGTCGAGGACCTGTGGGAGCAGCTCGGCCGCAACCTGTCGCTGCTCGCCGTCGACGGCTACGCGCACGGCGACCTCTCGGCGTACAACATCCTGGTCCACGACGGGCGGTTGGTGATCATCGATGTGCCGCAGATCGTGGACGTCGTCGCCAATCCGCGCGGCCGTTCGTTCCTGGAGCGCGACGTGCGCAACGTCGGCGCCTGGTTCGTCTCGCGGGGCCTGCCGGAGCGCCGGGTCGGCGAGCTCGTCGAGGCGCTGACCTTCGACGCGCGCCTGCGGTGA
- a CDS encoding NPP1 family protein: MNSSSLTGPATTAQGSATGRATRTRGRIGTVLGAGVLLLTFSGPAAQADSLPNLPQRAGGYEASFSPAYDYDVDGCYAVSAIGPDGTLNPGLKTSGAINGNCHDQSDLDRSQTYARSKCNNGWCAIVYASYFEKDQTVNGSGGHRHDWEHVISWVKQSSNQVEFLTVTQHGGQATYPRSSVRFSGSHPKVVYHKDGLPALTHLFRLANSNDEPPENHYHSWRQPPIVDWNGWPSTWLRDRLNNADFGSATIKTTDKDDRFRNLLNASKPGGIPFNPWA; this comes from the coding sequence ATGAACAGTTCCTCGCTGACCGGCCCGGCCACCACGGCCCAGGGCTCCGCGACCGGGCGCGCGACCCGCACCCGGGGCCGGATCGGGACGGTCCTCGGCGCCGGTGTCCTCCTGCTCACCTTCTCCGGGCCGGCCGCCCAGGCCGACTCGCTGCCCAATCTGCCGCAGCGCGCCGGCGGCTACGAGGCTTCGTTCTCGCCCGCCTACGACTACGACGTGGACGGCTGCTACGCCGTCTCGGCCATCGGCCCCGACGGCACCCTCAACCCGGGTCTGAAGACTTCCGGCGCCATCAACGGCAACTGCCACGACCAGTCCGACCTGGACCGGTCCCAGACCTACGCCCGGTCCAAGTGCAACAACGGCTGGTGCGCGATCGTGTACGCCAGCTACTTCGAGAAGGACCAGACGGTCAACGGCTCGGGCGGCCACCGCCACGACTGGGAGCACGTCATCTCCTGGGTCAAGCAGTCGTCCAACCAGGTCGAGTTCCTGACCGTGACCCAGCACGGCGGCCAGGCCACCTACCCGCGCTCGTCGGTGCGCTTCAGCGGCAGCCACCCCAAGGTCGTCTACCACAAGGACGGCCTGCCGGCGCTCACCCACCTGTTCCGGCTGGCCAACAGCAACGACGAGCCGCCGGAGAACCACTACCACAGCTGGCGCCAGCCGCCCATCGTCGACTGGAACGGCTGGCCGAGCACCTGGCTGCGCGACCGGCTCAACAACGCCGACTTCGGCTCGGCGACCATCAAGACCACCGACAAGGACGACCGCTTCCGCAACCTGCTCAACGCCTCCAAGCCCGGCGGCATCCCCTTCAACCCCTGGGCGTGA
- a CDS encoding amidase: protein MRPYELTVAAAADEIRARRLSPVELVGSVLDRIEQVEPRLNAYVSVLAEQARGAAREAEHEAAHGRFRGALHGIPMGLKDLIDVAGTATTASSRVREGHRAQADSTVAARLTAAGAILLGKTHTHEFAYGLTTPQTHNARDRARVAGGSSGGSAVAVASGAAAFALGTDTGGSIRVPAALNGVVGLKPTYGLVPRHGVTSLSWSLDHVGPITRTVEDAAVVLTAMAGHDPRDPASLAAAAVDHRPGPGTDLTGLRVGVPRDYFFDHLDAEVETAVRRAIGHLADLGAELVDVGIPMARYIRATLWGLVAPEASAYHERTLRTVPELYQADVRVLLEAGELMTAGDYLRAQRSRTLMREEWARVLAGVDVIAAPTVPTTAVRAGQTTVTWSDGTSEGVADALVRLSAPANITGVPALTVPVGHDASGLPIGMQLLGRPLGERLLLRVGHAYERSRPAPVPAPVGTGVGAP, encoded by the coding sequence ATGCGGCCGTATGAGCTCACCGTCGCCGCCGCGGCCGACGAGATCCGGGCCCGGCGGCTGTCTCCCGTGGAGCTGGTCGGCTCGGTGCTCGACCGCATCGAACAGGTGGAACCGCGGCTCAACGCCTATGTCTCGGTCCTCGCGGAGCAGGCGCGCGGTGCGGCGCGCGAGGCCGAGCACGAAGCGGCGCACGGCCGCTTCCGGGGGGCGCTGCACGGCATTCCGATGGGTCTCAAGGACCTGATCGACGTCGCGGGCACCGCGACCACGGCCAGCTCCCGGGTCCGCGAGGGCCACCGCGCGCAGGCCGACAGCACGGTCGCCGCGCGGCTGACGGCGGCCGGCGCGATCCTGCTCGGCAAGACGCACACCCACGAGTTCGCCTACGGCCTGACCACCCCGCAGACCCACAACGCCCGGGACCGCGCCCGGGTCGCCGGCGGGTCCAGCGGCGGCTCCGCGGTCGCCGTCGCCTCGGGTGCGGCGGCTTTCGCGCTGGGCACCGACACCGGCGGCTCGATCCGGGTGCCGGCCGCGCTCAACGGCGTCGTCGGCCTCAAGCCGACCTACGGCCTCGTCCCCCGGCACGGCGTCACCTCGCTGTCCTGGTCGCTGGACCACGTCGGTCCGATCACCCGCACCGTCGAGGACGCGGCCGTCGTCCTGACGGCGATGGCCGGTCACGACCCGCGCGACCCCGCCTCGCTGGCCGCCGCCGCCGTGGACCACCGGCCCGGCCCGGGCACCGACCTGACGGGGCTGCGGGTCGGCGTGCCGCGCGACTACTTCTTCGACCACCTCGACGCGGAGGTCGAGACCGCCGTCCGGCGCGCCATCGGGCACCTGGCGGATCTCGGTGCGGAGCTCGTCGACGTCGGGATCCCGATGGCTCGCTACATCCGGGCGACCCTCTGGGGGCTGGTGGCGCCGGAGGCCAGCGCGTACCACGAGCGCACCCTGCGGACGGTGCCCGAGCTGTACCAGGCGGACGTCCGGGTCCTCCTGGAGGCCGGCGAGCTGATGACCGCCGGGGACTACCTGCGGGCGCAGCGCTCCCGGACCCTGATGCGGGAGGAGTGGGCCCGTGTGCTGGCCGGGGTCGACGTGATCGCCGCCCCGACGGTCCCGACGACCGCGGTGCGGGCCGGTCAGACGACGGTGACCTGGTCGGACGGCACGTCCGAGGGTGTCGCCGACGCCCTGGTGCGCCTCAGTGCCCCCGCCAACATCACCGGGGTGCCGGCGCTGACCGTCCCGGTCGGCCACGACGCGTCGGGCCTGCCGATCGGGATGCAGCTGCTCGGCCGGCCCCTCGGGGAGCGCCTCCTCCTGCGGGTCGGTCACGCCTACGAGCGGTCGCGGCCGGCCCCCGTGCCGGCGCCGGTCGGTACCGGGGTGGGCGCCCCCTAA
- a CDS encoding TetR/AcrR family transcriptional regulator gives MSRKQMLRPGGRSARVQASVHTAVRELLAEVGRDGLTVPLVAQRAGVTPSTVYRRWGDLQELLSDVAVERLRPDAEPADHGDLRSDLTAWAEQFLDEMASPSGRAYIRDALLGDPDGSNAGQCSAYAAEQVDVVLARAGDRGEAAPEVETVMDRVVAPMMYRILFRPAGLDAGYARRLVGELLAG, from the coding sequence ATGAGTCGCAAGCAGATGCTGCGCCCCGGCGGTCGCAGCGCCCGGGTCCAGGCGTCGGTGCACACCGCTGTGCGTGAACTCCTCGCCGAGGTCGGCCGCGACGGGCTGACGGTTCCGCTGGTCGCCCAGCGGGCGGGCGTCACCCCGTCGACGGTGTACCGCCGCTGGGGCGATCTGCAGGAGCTGCTGTCGGACGTCGCGGTGGAGCGGCTGCGGCCCGACGCGGAGCCGGCGGACCACGGCGACCTGCGGTCCGACCTGACGGCCTGGGCCGAGCAGTTCCTCGACGAGATGGCGTCCCCGTCGGGGCGTGCCTACATCCGCGACGCCCTGCTCGGCGACCCGGACGGCAGCAACGCCGGCCAGTGCTCGGCCTACGCGGCCGAACAGGTCGACGTCGTGCTGGCCCGGGCGGGCGACCGCGGGGAGGCCGCCCCCGAGGTGGAGACGGTGATGGACCGCGTGGTGGCCCCGATGATGTACCGCATCCTCTTCCGCCCGGCCGGCCTCGATGCCGGATACGCACGCCGGCTCGTCGGGGAGCTCCTCGCCGGGTGA
- a CDS encoding NAD(P)H-binding protein, whose protein sequence is MQIAVTTPTGNVGRHVVATLIRAGVRPRVLLREPGRLAPEVRGEVDAVRVDQFDPEAVAAATEGVDALYWVDPTTGGEDPLADYARATAAVVRAVTGNRIGRVVFQSSVGAEKRHGAGEIDGLAGTETALDDLGVDVTHLRCGYFFTNLELQLDSLRAGTLQVVLPLDQPMAWVAPRDIAEVAATRLLSPAWSGRCVRAVHGPADLTWRQVAGILTAATGRRIGVERITDDAMRAGLRRSGMTEGLVEAVLGMSTGLRADFTPEQHRSVRTTTPTTLAAWAYDHLRHRLADGS, encoded by the coding sequence ATGCAGATCGCCGTCACCACCCCGACCGGCAACGTCGGCCGCCACGTCGTCGCCACGCTGATCCGGGCCGGCGTCCGGCCGCGCGTCCTGCTGCGCGAACCCGGCCGGCTGGCTCCCGAGGTCAGGGGCGAGGTGGACGCCGTGCGGGTCGACCAGTTCGACCCCGAGGCGGTGGCGGCCGCCACCGAGGGCGTCGACGCGCTGTACTGGGTGGACCCGACCACGGGCGGCGAGGACCCGCTCGCCGACTACGCCCGCGCCACCGCCGCCGTGGTCCGTGCCGTCACCGGCAACCGGATCGGCCGGGTGGTCTTCCAGAGCAGTGTCGGCGCCGAGAAGCGGCACGGCGCCGGCGAGATCGACGGCCTGGCGGGGACCGAGACCGCCCTGGACGACCTCGGGGTCGACGTCACCCATCTGAGGTGCGGCTACTTCTTCACCAATCTCGAACTCCAGCTCGACTCCCTCCGGGCGGGCACGCTCCAGGTGGTCCTCCCCCTCGATCAGCCCATGGCCTGGGTGGCACCGCGCGACATCGCCGAGGTGGCCGCCACCCGTCTGCTCTCCCCCGCCTGGTCCGGGCGGTGCGTGCGGGCGGTGCACGGACCGGCGGACCTGACCTGGCGGCAGGTGGCCGGAATCCTCACCGCCGCGACCGGCCGGCGGATCGGCGTCGAGCGGATCACCGACGACGCCATGCGCGCCGGGCTCAGGCGGTCCGGGATGACCGAGGGGCTGGTGGAGGCCGTGCTCGGCATGTCGACCGGCCTCCGTGCGGACTTCACGCCCGAACAGCACCGCAGCGTCCGGACCACCACGCCGACCACGCTCGCCGCCTGGGCCTACGACCACCTCCGGCACCGGCTCGCCGACGGCTCCTGA
- a CDS encoding carboxymuconolactone decarboxylase family protein yields the protein MDIPPNAAETRQDRYDRGLETLTRIDGEAGRRVVDALADISPELAHQIVAWGFGEIYRRPGLAPRDRQLVTLGMLTALGGCESQLDVHVNASLNVGLTPEEIVEALLHSAGYCGFPRALNATFVAKKVFAERGLLPVTGD from the coding sequence ATGGACATCCCCCCGAACGCCGCCGAAACCCGCCAGGACCGCTACGACCGCGGCCTGGAGACGCTCACCCGGATCGACGGCGAGGCCGGCCGGCGGGTGGTCGACGCGCTGGCCGACATCAGCCCCGAACTCGCCCACCAGATCGTGGCCTGGGGGTTCGGCGAGATCTACCGGCGCCCCGGGCTGGCGCCGCGCGACCGGCAGTTGGTGACCCTGGGGATGCTCACCGCGCTCGGCGGCTGCGAGTCCCAGCTCGACGTCCACGTCAACGCCTCCCTCAACGTCGGCCTCACCCCCGAGGAGATCGTCGAGGCCCTGCTGCACTCCGCCGGCTACTGCGGCTTCCCCAGGGCCCTCAACGCCACCTTCGTCGCCAAGAAGGTCTTCGCCGAACGCGGCCTCCTGCCGGTCACGGGCGACTGA
- a CDS encoding metalloregulator ArsR/SmtB family transcription factor, with the protein MEALLAALADPARWRLVSLLAERPRPVGVLARLAEARQPQTTKHLQALERAGVVTSERIGQRRVYALRSAPLRELAAELARLADSADRPGGPGETHERYGLGVHAERRAAGEAGWADGRSFRFHRELPGRPDLVWRHLVEAALLARWWTPDDLRVSELVFEARPGGRIVQEYRDIEDTDGSGPVAGRAEGVVEDVRPGERLAYRLSPLRPGGGTAFTAHVELGLRPTGTDPGTGLDVHWRITDSTVDSADFVAGIETGFGQSLDKLAAALTAADDGRRRRQPPTTATDH; encoded by the coding sequence ATGGAAGCACTCCTCGCCGCACTGGCCGATCCGGCGCGCTGGCGCCTCGTGAGCCTGCTGGCCGAGCGGCCCCGCCCGGTCGGGGTGCTCGCCCGGCTCGCCGAGGCGCGCCAGCCGCAGACGACCAAGCACCTGCAAGCCCTTGAGCGTGCCGGTGTCGTCACCTCCGAGCGCATCGGTCAGCGGCGTGTCTACGCGCTCCGTTCCGCCCCCCTGCGGGAGCTGGCGGCCGAGCTCGCCCGGCTCGCCGACAGCGCGGACCGGCCCGGCGGCCCGGGCGAGACCCACGAGCGCTATGGGCTCGGCGTCCACGCGGAGCGGCGCGCGGCGGGAGAGGCAGGGTGGGCCGACGGCCGCTCGTTCCGGTTCCACCGCGAGCTGCCGGGGCGCCCGGACCTGGTCTGGCGCCACCTGGTCGAAGCCGCCCTGCTCGCCCGCTGGTGGACGCCCGACGACCTCCGGGTCTCCGAGCTCGTCTTCGAGGCCCGGCCGGGCGGCCGGATCGTCCAGGAGTACCGCGACATCGAGGACACCGACGGCTCCGGCCCGGTCGCCGGCCGAGCGGAGGGAGTCGTCGAGGACGTCCGCCCGGGCGAGCGCCTCGCCTACCGGCTCTCCCCGCTGCGCCCCGGCGGCGGCACCGCCTTCACCGCCCACGTCGAGCTAGGCCTCCGGCCGACCGGCACTGACCCGGGCACCGGGCTCGACGTCCACTGGCGGATCACCGACAGCACCGTCGACTCGGCGGACTTCGTCGCCGGGATCGAGACCGGCTTCGGCCAGAGCCTCGACAAGCTCGCGGCGGCCCTCACGGCCGCCGACGACGGCCGGCGACGGCGACAGCCACCGACGACAGCCACCGACCACTGA
- a CDS encoding dihydrofolate reductase family protein — protein MTEQTASRRVVTNMSLSLDGRYARRDPRDMSWVMPYAHTDVARDHLTGLWEPATTALLGRVNAEGFLGFWPTVIGMPGVDPRDEGFAKWLVAADKVVLSGTLGESAPGGAPWERTTVVDRPTTEVVAGLRATGGGDILVLSSASVIKALLAADEVDRLALTVFPVFLGDGPRLFDDGLPAAEWALVSQTAGEHGTLALVYDRIR, from the coding sequence ATGACCGAGCAGACCGCAAGCCGCCGGGTCGTCACCAACATGAGCCTCTCCCTCGACGGCCGCTACGCCCGGCGCGACCCCCGGGACATGAGCTGGGTGATGCCCTACGCCCACACCGACGTCGCCCGCGACCACCTGACCGGCCTCTGGGAGCCCGCGACGACCGCCCTGCTCGGGCGGGTCAACGCCGAGGGTTTCCTCGGCTTCTGGCCCACCGTCATCGGTATGCCGGGCGTCGACCCGCGCGACGAGGGCTTCGCGAAGTGGCTCGTCGCCGCCGACAAGGTGGTCCTCTCCGGCACCCTCGGCGAGTCCGCCCCCGGCGGGGCGCCGTGGGAGCGGACGACGGTCGTCGACCGGCCGACCACCGAGGTGGTCGCCGGCCTCAGGGCCACCGGGGGCGGCGACATCCTGGTGCTCTCCAGCGCGAGCGTGATCAAAGCACTGCTGGCGGCCGACGAGGTCGACCGGCTGGCACTCACCGTCTTCCCGGTCTTCCTCGGCGACGGACCGCGCCTGTTCGACGACGGCCTGCCCGCCGCCGAGTGGGCGCTCGTCAGCCAGACCGCGGGGGAGCACGGCACGCTGGCCCTCGTCTACGACCGGATCCGCTGA
- a CDS encoding RrF2 family transcriptional regulator, which produces MKLSGGVEWALHCCVVLTAAGEPVPAARLAELHEVSPSYLAKQLQALSRAGLVRSVQGKTGGYVITRAAHEITLLDVVQAVDGATPAFVCTEIRRRGPFATPAEQCTEPCPIARAMGAADAAWRASLAGVTIADLAATVEADNGPDALPGIGAWLTSGADPRGPAAP; this is translated from the coding sequence ATGAAGCTGTCCGGCGGCGTCGAATGGGCGCTGCACTGCTGTGTGGTCCTGACCGCCGCCGGGGAGCCGGTACCGGCGGCCCGGCTGGCCGAGCTGCACGAGGTGTCGCCCAGCTACCTGGCCAAGCAGTTGCAGGCCCTCTCGCGGGCGGGTCTGGTGCGCTCGGTCCAGGGCAAGACCGGCGGCTACGTGATCACCAGGGCGGCCCACGAGATCACGCTGCTGGACGTCGTCCAGGCCGTCGACGGCGCAACCCCGGCGTTCGTGTGCACCGAGATACGCCGGCGCGGGCCGTTCGCGACACCAGCTGAGCAGTGCACCGAGCCGTGCCCCATCGCCCGCGCGATGGGGGCCGCGGACGCCGCCTGGCGGGCCTCGCTGGCCGGGGTCACGATCGCCGACCTGGCCGCCACGGTGGAGGCCGACAACGGGCCGGACGCCCTCCCCGGGATCGGGGCCTGGCTGACCTCGGGCGCCGACCCGCGCGGACCGGCCGCACCGTAG